A portion of the Hydractinia symbiolongicarpus strain clone_291-10 chromosome 10, HSymV2.1, whole genome shotgun sequence genome contains these proteins:
- the LOC130612625 gene encoding zinc finger protein ZIC 1-like: protein MVVKDSDFICAESSYFNDAMYSVSESMDNSATHLENIPSANSIHNRHSPSLDDKSPGYYSSCSPTAFQRSGSQSSLSLSPHDYNGDLRSPTRQEAPFFTTHSTLFDPTSVSSSCMNSYPTQSFGMFAAPGNVQAVGNNIPVSIMNSMDIKPSLEIKASVQTHPFYTHEIIPPMANQLPSPNSHRPSIAPLGIPNMPSFPGYRAYPQVNDIFGPAKQEFYMQSPFYPGYPNYWYLRQPTNQILTCMWIDQTPFPKSKPCNKQFTIMQDIVRHINDEHITRLDNNEYVCHWQNCSRNLLPFKAKYKLVNHIRVHTGEKPFPCPFPGCGKLFARSENLKIHKRTHTGKRAGEKPFPCEYPSCDRRFANSSDRKKHMHVHSTEKPYNCRTKNCVKTFNQSNPLRKNIKNINELPQCDGACAGPCNSTHEPDPRVFSPPLTPEKSIPDDNSELTQNYNDMISLQNNTSLDKNTVSNVIIKQEFEELSNDIRQQLTSINDVNSHHLTTGSKIDDNLVPSAPWYACDGHI from the exons ATGGTCGTGAAAGATTCCGACTTTATTTGCGCTGAATCATCATATTTTAACGACGCAATGTATTCCGTTTCAGAAAGTATGGATAACTCTGCCACCCATCTGGAAAATATACCATCGGCTAATTCCATTCACAATCGGCACAGCCCGTCGTTGGATGATAAGTCACCAGGCTATTACTCAAGCTGCTCACCAACAGCCTTCCAAAGATCTGGTTCCCAGTCTAGTTTATCTTTAAGTCCTCACGACTACAACGGCGACTTACGCTCACCCACAAGACAAGAAGCACCTTTTTTTACAACACATTCAACGTTATTTGACCCAACATCAGTATCAAGTTCATGTATGAACAGTTATCCTACACAATCTTTTGGTATGTTTGCCGCACCTGGCAATGTTCAAGCCGTTGGAAATAACATTCCAGTATCTATCATGAACAGTATGGATATAAAACCCTCCTTAGAAATCAAAGCAAGCGTTCAAACGCATCCATTTTACACGCATGAGATAATACCACCCATGGCTAACCAACTACCCAGTCCGAATTCTCACCGACCATCGATTGCACCATTAGGTATTCCAAACATGCCCTCTTTTCCTGGATATAGAGCCTACCCACAAGTAAATGACATTTTTGGACCAGCTAAACAAGAATTTTATATGCAGTCACCTTTCTACCCTGGGTATCCAAATTACTG GTATCTCAGACAACCGACCAATCAAATTCTTACGTGTATGTGGATAGACCAAACACCATTTCCTAAATCCAAGCCATGCAACAAACAGTTCACAATCATGCAAGATATTGTCCGACACATCAATGACGAGCACATTACTCGGCTTGACAACAACGAGTATGTCTGCCACTGGCAAAACTGCAGCAGGAATTTGCTCCCATTCAAAGCTAAATACAAGTTAGTTAATCATATACGTGTGCATACCGGCGAAAAACCTTTTCCATGTCCTTTTCCGGGATGCGGGAAGTTATTCGCCCGGTCTGAAAATTTGAAGATTCATAAGAGGACGCACACAGGTAAGAGAGCAG GAGAAAAGCCATTCCCCTGTGAGTATCCTAGTTGCGACCGACGTTTCGCAAATTCCTCCGACAGAAAGAAACATATGCACGTGCATTCAACTGAAAAGCCGTACAACTGTCGCACGAAAAATTGCGTCAAAAcatttaaccaatcaaatccgttaagaaaaaatattaaaaatataaatgaactTCCACAATGCGACGGAGCATGCGCCGGCCCATGTAACTCTACACACGAACCCGATCCAAGGGTGTTCAGTCCGCCGTTGACACCGGAGAAAAGCATACCGGACGACAATTCAGAACTAACTCAAAATTACAATGACATGATATCACTTCAAAACAACACGTCACTTGACAAAAATACCGTCTCAAATGTTATTATTAAACAAGAATTTGAGGAACTAAGTAACGATATACGACAACAACTGACGTCAATAAATGACGTTAATTCACATCATTTAACGACGGGCAGTAAAATCGACGACAATTTAGTTCCGTCGGCACCTTGGTACGCATGTGACGgacatatttaa